One part of the Oncorhynchus clarkii lewisi isolate Uvic-CL-2024 unplaced genomic scaffold, UVic_Ocla_1.0 unplaced_contig_5539_pilon_pilon, whole genome shotgun sequence genome encodes these proteins:
- the LOC139397117 gene encoding acetylcholine receptor subunit alpha-like — protein sequence MFYLKVHPLLVGILVVLAGSARCSEDETRLVKTLFTGYNKVVRPVNHFRDPVVVTVGLQLIQLISVDEVNQIVTSNVRLKQIWEDVNLKWNPDDYSGIKKIRIPSTDIWRPDLVLYN from the exons ATGTTTTATTTGAAGGTACACCCTCTTCTTGTTGGGATTCTGGTTGTTTTAGCAG GTTCAGCCAGGTGTTCAGAAGATGAGACACGTCTGGTTAAAACCCTGTTCACCGGCTATAACAAGGTGGTCCGCCCTGTCAATCACTTCAGAGATCCGGTGGTGGTGACCGTAGGCTTGCAGCTCATCCAGCTCATTAGTGTG GATGAAGTCAATCAAATTGTGACCAGTAATGTGCGTCTGAAACAG ATATGGGAGGACGTGAATCTGAAGTGGAACCCTGATGATTATAGTGGAATTAAGAAGATCAGAATCCCTTCTACAGACATCTGGCGTCCTGACCTCGTGCTCTACAACAA
- the LOC139397122 gene encoding kelch-like protein 23 — MSSRNTRSSKGQESPESFYTYDFCDPTHPTEVLEALGEYYTEGLFTDIALQCSTGELFHCHKVALCSRSSYFRAMFTADMRERSHSVIRLAGVDVEVLTTLVNYVYTSKASITQWNVESLLEAADLLQFGAVKTACENFLVRLLDVDNCLGMLRFAQLHVCLSLEKEARRVLLCHFHEVVREEEFQELGVEKVRSLLQEENLAEVLNEAVLVEGVVRWLAHDTLARRGHFQELLHSAHLDLKEEYLRTALELHRECLETDTEDIHSLFVQALKTAFNINKSPSEHCRRGRRLTSRMFVIGGYHWHPLSEVQTWDPVTDQWQQGEDMPDHTRESYGVTLLGSNIYISGGYRTDTTEALDTVWVYSSDTDKWTQGQPMLTARYYHCSVGLHGCVYVIGGYRGGAPMGETEFYDPLKRKWIPVANMVQGVGNATACVLRDTIYVAGGHYGYKGSCTYDKIQTYRADVNEWSITTTCPHPEYGLCLVSLHPKLYLVGGQTTITDCYEPDRDEWSQLARTKERRMECGAVAMNGSLYVTGGYSYSKGTYLQSVERYDPEQDTWEIVGNLPGAARSHGCVCVYSV, encoded by the exons GAACACGAGGTCATCTAAGGGACAGGAGTCGCCGGAATCCTTCTACACCTATGATTTCTGTGACCCAACCCATCCCACGGAGGTTCTAGAAGCCCTCGGAGAATACTACACAGAAGGCTTGTTCACTGACATAGCTCTACAGTGCTCTACAGGGGAGCTCTTCCACTGCCATAAAGTGGCTCTATGCTCCCGTAGTTCCTACTTCAGAGCCATGTTCACAGCCGATATGAGAGAGAGGTCCCACAGTGTCATCAGACTAGCTGGGGTAGATGTGGAGGTGCTGACGACTCTGGTGAACTATGTGTACACCTCCAAG GCCTCCATTACCCAGTGGAATGTAGAGTCTCTGCTGGAGGCTGCAGACCTGCTGCAGTTCGGAGCCGTGAAAACGGCCTGTGAGAACTTCCTGGTTCGTCTCCTCGACGTCGACAACTGTCTGGGCATGCTCCGTTTCGCCCAGCtccatgtgtgtctgtccctGGAGAAGGAGGCACGCAGGGTGCTGCTCTGCCACTTCCACGAG gtggtgagagaggaggagttcCAGGAGCTGGGGGTGGAGAAGGTGAGGAGCCTCCTGCAGGAGGAGAACCTGGCGGAGGTGTTGAATGAGGCGGTGCTAGTGGAGGGGGTGGTGAGGTGGCTGGCCCACGATACTCTTGCCCGCAGGGGACACTTCCAGGAGCTTCTTCACTCCGCCCACTTAGACCTGAAGGAAGAGTACCTCAGGACTGCCTTGGAGCTTCATAGAGAGTGTCTGGAGACTGACACTGAAGACATCCACTCTCTATTTGTCCAAGCTCTGAAGACTGCTTTTAATATCAATAAAAGCCCTTCAGAACACTGCAGAAGGGGCAGGAGACTGACCTCCAGGATGTTTGTGATAGGAGGGTACCACTGGCACCCTCTGTCTGAGGTCCAGACCTGGGACCCGGTCACGGACCAGTGGCAGCAGGGGGAGGATATGCCAGACCACACCAGGGAGAGTTATGGAGTTACCCTGCTGGGCTCCAACATCTACATTAGCGGCGGCTACAGGACAGACACTACAGAGGCTCTAGATACAGTGTGGGTTTACAGCAGTGATACTGATAAATGGACACAGGGGCAGCCCATGCTGACAGCGAGGTACTACCACTGTTCTGTGGGTCTGCATGGGTGTGTCTACGTCATAGGAGGGTACAGAGGAGGGGCGCCCATGGGGGAAACTGAATTCTATGACCCCCTGAAAAGGAAGTGGATTCCCGTAGCTAATATGGTACAAG GCGTGGGAAACGCTACGGCCTGTGTTCTGAGAGACACAATATATGTGGCAGGTGGTCACTATGGTTACAAGGGAAGCTGCACCTATGATAAGATTCAGACCTACAGGGCAGACGTCAATGAATGGAGCATAACAACGACCTGTCCTCATCCAG AGTACGGCCTGTGCCTGGTGTCACTGCACCCCAAGCTGTACCTGGTGGGTGGCCAGACCACCATCACAGACTGTTACGAACCGGACAGAGATGAGTGGAGCCAGCTGGCCAGGaccaaggagaggaggatggagtgtGGCGCCGTGGCCATGAACGGGTCCCTGTATGTCACCGGGGGCTACTCCTACTCCAAGGGCACCTACCTGCAGAGTGTGGAGAGGTACGACCCCGAACAGGACACCTGGGAGATCGTGGGGAATTTACCTGGAGCGGCGCGGTCACATGGATGTGTCTGTGTTTACAGTgtttag